From the Burkholderia sp. GAS332 genome, one window contains:
- a CDS encoding Head domain of trimeric autotransporter adhesin, which translates to MNKAYRTIWNKALGAFVAASELDASRGKGKSGAAASACDGRSGEHRASAPHGSGPHVVAILLLMGLGGWGAQAQAQVSCSAAPYNFYSGSTTCVGFQSTASGGGATAVGYAASSTGLNALSFGFQAIASATNTIYLGARTAAGTGATAQSAIGIGTDVTSSGSSSIGIGTDAVSNADYATAIGFQAVGSGPAAVAMGYVANAAGTHAVAVGFQSIASGLNAVYLGPRSVAGTGATAAGAIGIGTDVTASGPSSLAAGTVSTASAQNAVALGAGAAASGLNSLGMMNGSNASGANAIALGGADSVAEGGASAPATVAGAAASGIRAIAIGSGASSGGSSSIAIGDSALTGANTDALAMGTSATANAANASAIGNAARALAASTVAIGDGSTVAAAAGAGSFAGGHNSQVLGGTGAVALGQAQTASGNGAVAIGDPNTATGNGAVAVGANNTATGNGAVAQGNGNTANGQGAVALGNASNANGASALALGDSAVANQAKAIALGAGASTSNANDVALGAGSTTAAPHTGTTALYGGTAVGIANAANGVASVGSAGQERQLQNVAAGVISAASTDAINGSQLNTVVTGVNNLGASTAGTLGGGASYSAATGDLTGFSQPVNSVGSTGAVTGPTAQTTVAGALTALNTNIDNTANIAVKYDAPGGTKITLGATGGVGAPAGGVTITNLAAGVNPTDAVNVSQLTSSTASAANRWITGNPTTYTAPTATGTNSTAVGSGAVANGAGDVALGNGTTSNGADATTTYTTANAVVNGQTFTVHQAPTNGAVAVGQRQITQLADGEVSATSTDAVNGSQLYNVGHALSGQVSSLGNSVASSLGGGSTYNTTTGALTTGLSYGGNTYTSVQNLVNSLTGGGTTPGIKYFHANSSAPDSQALGTDSVAIGPNATASNANDVALGAGSTTATPHTGTAALYGGTAAGIASASNGVVSVGSAGKERQLQNVAAGVISAASTDAINGSQLNTVVTGINNLGTSTASTLGGGASYSAATGNLTGFSQPINSVGSTGAVTGPTDQTTVAGALTALNTNIDNTANIAVKYDAAGGTKITLGATGGSGAGSPVMITNMAPAALNATSTDAVNGSQLFATNQNVTSIVNGQAGPFVSNNSVTAVQPVSSGANASAGGFGASATGASSTVVGNRSTDNGNANATVLGQGASIAAGTTGSNVALGQGSTVTTGAVATTGATIGGTAYTFAGGTPAGVVSVGTTGAERQIVNVAAGQLSATSTNAVNGSQLFATNQQVTANTTAISNINNGAGIKYFHTNSVLADSVPTGTDAIAVGPAADAFGNDSIAQGLNAVAGVSGTPATANDIALGNGAQATGGNSIAQGAGATANTAGAIAIGQTATATGGHAVSIGVGNTASGDGAVAIGDPNSATGTGAITMGANNTSNGQGAVALGNGNLSTGQGSVALGNASQANNAGSVALGDAATVSAAATQGVAIGSGAKVSNAGAVALGAGSTTAAAVATTGATINGTAYTFAGTTPASTVSVGTVGAERTVTNVAAGQLSATSTDAVNGSQLYATDQAVDTLSSTVTANKTHYYSVNDGGTQGANYADDGATGVNALAAGVGALASGASSTALGNGAQALANNALAFGLQASASIVGGVAIGSGSVSDRTVLPGVGSIANGSHAIPFNTSDETLLGAVSVGSSTTYRQLTNVADGTQAQDAVTVRQLAGALSSFSVTGTNYFHANSTAADSLAVGAQSIAVGPTTVVNGDNGVGVGNGAVVDATAPGGVAIGQQSHSAAADAMALGSGAVASGAQSIAQGANANAANQGGVAVGSGAQSSATDAVALGAGASSTFANSVALGSASATAAVVVTTGVTINGTAYTYAGAAPTSTVSVGSPGNERTVTNVAAGRVSATSTDAVNGSQLYATDQAVSSLSTTVTANKTHYYSVNDGGTQGANYADDGATGTNALAAGVAATAAGANSTALGQGAVANNTNAVALGSGSTTAAAVATTGDTINGTAYTYAGTAPTSTVSVGSAGNERTVTNVAAGRVGATSTDAVNGSQLYATDQAVDSLASVVTASKTHYYSVNDGGTQGGNYNNDGATGVNALAAGVGATASGVSSFAGGNGAAAQADNALALGALSSASVAGGVAIGSGSVSNRAVLSGIGSIANGTHAIPFNTSDQTLLGAVSFGSATGNTYRQLTNVADGTQAQDAVTIRQLAGALSSFAVTGQMYFHANSTAADSLAVGAQSIAVGPTTVVNGDNGVGIGNGAIVDSTAPGGVAIGESSNAAQADAIALGSGSIASGAQSIAQGANAKAANAGGIAIGSGAQSSAIDAVAMGPGASATMANSVALGAGSVTTVGALSNYIAYGLSSPQSSAGEVNIGNRQITGVAAGKAGTDAVNVSQLAAVTTQLTTLINNQNGGGGGAPFSSTPGSSPASTGSNSSAGGQGSVASGSNSTAVGNSSQASANGATAVGVGAAASGNNSVALGSNSTDGGRNNVVSVGSLNDTRQVANVAAGTQGTDAVNVDQLNAGLAQANAYTDQRVDQLQSGINSVARNAYSGIAAATALTMIPEVDKDKTLSFGVGTAGFRGYQAVALGGTARITENIKMKAGVGMSPGGTTFGMGAAMQW; encoded by the coding sequence ATGAACAAGGCATATCGGACCATCTGGAACAAGGCGTTAGGCGCCTTCGTAGCCGCGTCGGAGCTGGACGCGTCGCGCGGCAAAGGAAAGTCAGGGGCGGCTGCCTCAGCATGCGACGGGCGCAGCGGTGAGCATCGTGCTTCGGCACCGCACGGTTCCGGTCCTCATGTCGTCGCCATACTGTTGCTGATGGGTTTGGGCGGATGGGGCGCACAGGCGCAGGCGCAGGTGAGCTGCTCGGCGGCGCCCTATAACTTTTATAGTGGCAGCACCACGTGCGTGGGTTTTCAGTCCACAGCCTCTGGAGGCGGAGCCACTGCGGTGGGTTATGCCGCCAGCAGTACGGGACTTAATGCCTTGTCCTTCGGCTTTCAAGCCATTGCCAGTGCTACCAACACCATTTACCTGGGCGCGCGCACTGCTGCGGGTACCGGCGCGACCGCACAGTCGGCGATTGGCATCGGTACGGATGTCACCTCTAGCGGCTCGTCGTCCATTGGTATTGGCACTGACGCCGTCTCTAACGCCGACTATGCCACCGCGATTGGCTTCCAGGCGGTGGGGAGCGGGCCTGCAGCCGTCGCGATGGGTTATGTCGCCAATGCCGCCGGGACGCATGCCGTCGCTGTCGGCTTTCAGTCCATCGCCAGCGGCCTCAACGCGGTTTATCTTGGGCCGCGTTCCGTCGCAGGCACGGGTGCAACGGCGGCGGGGGCGATTGGCATTGGCACGGATGTCACTGCTTCCGGCCCCTCTTCGCTGGCCGCCGGCACAGTGTCCACAGCCTCGGCACAGAATGCGGTGGCATTGGGGGCGGGCGCCGCCGCCTCAGGGCTCAACTCTCTCGGCATGATGAACGGCTCCAATGCGAGTGGTGCTAATGCAATAGCGTTGGGCGGAGCGGATTCTGTCGCGGAAGGCGGCGCGTCTGCCCCAGCGACAGTGGCGGGCGCCGCGGCGTCGGGCATTCGCGCCATTGCGATCGGCTCTGGCGCGAGCTCGGGTGGCTCCTCGTCAATTGCGATAGGTGATTCGGCTCTGACGGGCGCCAACACAGATGCCCTCGCCATGGGTACCTCCGCAACGGCTAACGCGGCCAATGCGTCCGCCATCGGCAATGCTGCGAGAGCGCTCGCCGCCTCCACGGTTGCCATCGGCGACGGCAGCACCGTCGCTGCCGCAGCCGGCGCCGGGTCGTTCGCCGGTGGCCATAACTCGCAGGTGCTCGGTGGGACCGGCGCAGTAGCGCTCGGTCAGGCGCAGACCGCCAGCGGTAACGGCGCGGTCGCGATTGGCGATCCCAATACCGCGACAGGCAATGGTGCGGTCGCCGTGGGTGCGAACAATACCGCCACGGGCAATGGCGCGGTAGCGCAGGGCAACGGCAATACCGCCAATGGTCAAGGCGCGGTCGCGCTGGGCAACGCGAGCAATGCGAACGGTGCGAGCGCGCTGGCGCTCGGCGATTCGGCGGTGGCCAACCAGGCCAAAGCGATCGCGCTGGGTGCCGGCGCGTCAACCAGCAACGCAAACGACGTCGCGCTGGGTGCGGGCAGTACAACCGCAGCGCCACACACGGGCACCACTGCGCTTTATGGCGGTACGGCGGTCGGCATCGCAAACGCGGCCAACGGCGTGGCGTCGGTTGGCTCCGCAGGCCAGGAGCGGCAACTGCAGAACGTGGCAGCGGGCGTGATTTCGGCTGCCAGCACCGACGCAATCAACGGTTCGCAGCTGAATACCGTTGTCACCGGCGTTAATAATCTCGGCGCGTCGACAGCGGGCACCTTGGGCGGCGGCGCAAGCTATAGCGCGGCGACCGGCGATCTGACCGGCTTTAGCCAGCCGGTCAACAGCGTGGGCAGTACCGGGGCTGTGACCGGACCGACCGCGCAGACGACGGTTGCGGGTGCTTTGACTGCGCTGAACACGAATATTGATAACACGGCAAATATCGCGGTCAAGTACGACGCGCCGGGTGGCACGAAAATTACCCTCGGCGCGACCGGTGGCGTAGGTGCCCCCGCGGGCGGTGTCACTATCACCAACCTCGCCGCGGGGGTCAATCCAACCGATGCGGTGAACGTCAGTCAGTTGACCAGCTCGACCGCCTCGGCGGCAAACAGGTGGATCACCGGTAATCCGACCACGTATACGGCGCCAACGGCGACCGGGACCAACAGCACAGCGGTGGGTTCGGGCGCGGTGGCCAACGGCGCGGGGGATGTCGCGCTCGGTAACGGCACGACCAGCAACGGAGCGGACGCGACCACTACCTACACGACGGCCAATGCCGTGGTGAACGGCCAGACTTTCACCGTACACCAGGCGCCGACCAACGGTGCGGTGGCGGTCGGTCAGCGCCAGATTACTCAACTGGCCGACGGCGAGGTGAGCGCCACCAGTACCGATGCGGTGAACGGCAGCCAGTTGTACAACGTGGGCCATGCGCTGAGTGGCCAGGTGAGCAGTCTGGGCAACAGCGTGGCCTCCAGCTTGGGCGGTGGCAGCACCTACAACACCACGACCGGTGCGTTGACTACCGGCCTGAGCTACGGCGGCAACACCTACACTTCAGTGCAGAACCTTGTTAACTCCCTGACCGGTGGTGGCACGACGCCGGGCATCAAGTACTTCCACGCGAACTCAAGCGCACCGGACAGCCAGGCGTTGGGCACGGATAGCGTTGCGATCGGACCAAACGCGACTGCCAGCAACGCGAACGACGTGGCGCTGGGCGCGGGAAGTACAACCGCAACACCCCATACGGGTACCGCTGCGCTTTACGGCGGCACGGCGGCCGGAATCGCGAGCGCGAGCAATGGCGTGGTGTCGGTTGGTTCGGCCGGGAAGGAGCGGCAACTGCAAAACGTGGCGGCGGGTGTGATCTCTGCTGCCAGTACCGATGCCATCAACGGCTCGCAGCTGAATACGGTTGTCACTGGCATCAATAACCTGGGCACGTCGACAGCGAGCACATTAGGCGGCGGCGCTAGCTATAGCGCAGCTACCGGTAATCTCACCGGCTTTAGCCAGCCGATCAACAGCGTGGGCAGTACCGGGGCTGTGACCGGGCCAACTGACCAGACGACGGTTGCGGGTGCCTTGACCGCACTGAACACGAATATTGATAACACGGCAAATATCGCAGTCAAGTACGACGCGGCGGGTGGCACGAAAATTACCCTCGGCGCGACTGGCGGATCGGGAGCGGGATCTCCGGTGATGATCACCAACATGGCGCCCGCTGCATTGAACGCGACGAGCACGGATGCCGTGAATGGGTCGCAACTATTCGCCACGAACCAGAATGTGACGTCTATCGTCAACGGACAGGCTGGTCCGTTTGTATCGAACAACAGCGTGACGGCGGTACAACCGGTATCGAGCGGAGCCAATGCCAGTGCCGGTGGTTTCGGTGCGAGCGCGACGGGTGCATCTTCCACGGTGGTGGGTAACCGGTCTACTGACAACGGCAATGCCAATGCGACGGTATTGGGCCAGGGTGCAAGCATTGCCGCGGGCACGACCGGCAGCAATGTTGCGCTGGGCCAGGGCAGCACCGTGACAACAGGCGCTGTCGCGACCACTGGTGCGACCATTGGTGGCACGGCCTATACATTTGCCGGCGGTACGCCGGCCGGTGTCGTGAGTGTGGGCACGACAGGCGCCGAACGGCAGATTGTGAATGTGGCGGCAGGGCAACTGAGCGCCACGAGTACGAACGCGGTTAATGGTTCGCAGCTGTTTGCCACCAACCAGCAGGTAACGGCCAATACCACGGCGATCTCAAACATCAACAATGGCGCCGGGATCAAATATTTTCACACCAATTCGGTGCTGGCGGACAGCGTTCCAACCGGCACCGACGCGATTGCAGTGGGGCCGGCTGCCGATGCTTTCGGCAACGATTCAATCGCGCAGGGCCTGAATGCGGTAGCCGGCGTGAGCGGCACACCCGCGACGGCCAACGACATTGCCCTGGGTAACGGAGCTCAGGCCACTGGTGGCAATTCGATCGCCCAGGGGGCCGGGGCAACCGCGAATACGGCCGGCGCCATAGCGATAGGTCAGACGGCAACGGCGACAGGTGGCCACGCCGTGTCGATTGGCGTCGGCAATACTGCCAGCGGCGATGGCGCGGTCGCCATCGGCGATCCGAACTCGGCGACCGGTACAGGTGCGATAACGATGGGCGCCAACAATACGTCCAACGGCCAGGGTGCAGTTGCGCTTGGCAATGGCAACCTGTCGACCGGTCAGGGTTCTGTAGCGCTGGGCAACGCATCGCAGGCGAACAATGCCGGTTCAGTCGCCCTAGGTGACGCTGCAACGGTGTCGGCCGCTGCGACGCAAGGCGTCGCGATCGGCTCCGGAGCCAAGGTCTCCAATGCCGGCGCGGTGGCCCTGGGTGCAGGAAGTACCACCGCTGCAGCGGTGGCGACGACAGGCGCCACCATCAACGGCACCGCCTACACGTTTGCCGGCACCACGCCGGCGAGTACGGTGAGTGTCGGCACGGTCGGCGCGGAACGCACCGTGACGAACGTTGCTGCGGGCCAGTTGAGTGCGACCAGTACCGATGCGGTGAACGGCTCGCAGTTGTATGCGACCGATCAGGCAGTCGACACGCTGTCCTCGACGGTAACCGCCAACAAGACGCACTACTACAGCGTCAACGACGGCGGCACACAGGGTGCAAACTATGCCGACGACGGCGCCACTGGCGTTAACGCCCTCGCCGCGGGCGTCGGAGCTCTGGCTTCGGGGGCGAGCAGCACGGCGTTGGGCAACGGTGCCCAGGCGCTGGCGAACAACGCACTGGCATTTGGACTGCAAGCGAGTGCCTCAATCGTCGGCGGCGTGGCGATTGGATCGGGATCGGTTTCGGATCGCACGGTTCTGCCTGGAGTCGGATCTATCGCCAACGGCTCCCACGCGATTCCGTTCAATACTTCCGACGAGACCTTGCTGGGTGCGGTGTCCGTCGGCAGTAGCACGACCTACCGTCAGTTGACCAATGTCGCCGACGGCACGCAGGCGCAAGACGCCGTCACCGTCAGGCAACTCGCGGGCGCATTGTCATCGTTCTCGGTGACGGGCACGAACTATTTTCACGCGAATTCGACCGCGGCCGATTCGCTGGCCGTGGGCGCGCAGTCGATCGCAGTTGGACCGACGACCGTCGTGAACGGCGACAACGGCGTCGGCGTTGGCAACGGCGCCGTGGTCGATGCGACGGCGCCCGGCGGCGTCGCGATCGGCCAGCAATCGCATTCGGCTGCGGCCGACGCAATGGCGCTTGGCAGCGGCGCCGTCGCGAGCGGTGCGCAATCGATTGCTCAGGGCGCCAACGCGAATGCCGCAAATCAGGGCGGCGTTGCGGTCGGCTCCGGCGCGCAAAGCAGCGCAACCGACGCTGTCGCGCTTGGCGCCGGCGCCAGCTCGACGTTCGCCAATAGCGTGGCGCTGGGCAGCGCATCGGCAACCGCCGCGGTGGTGGTGACGACGGGTGTCACGATCAACGGCACAGCCTACACGTACGCCGGGGCTGCCCCGACGAGCACGGTGAGCGTGGGCAGCCCGGGTAACGAGCGCACGGTGACCAACGTGGCGGCAGGCCGGGTGAGCGCGACCAGTACCGACGCAGTGAACGGCTCGCAGCTGTATGCAACCGATCAGGCAGTCAGCAGTCTGTCCACAACGGTAACCGCCAACAAGACGCACTACTACAGCGTCAACGACGGCGGTACTCAGGGTGCTAACTATGCCGACGACGGCGCCACCGGCACCAACGCGCTTGCGGCAGGTGTCGCCGCCACCGCGGCCGGCGCCAACAGCACGGCCCTGGGTCAGGGCGCAGTGGCGAATAACACCAATGCCGTTGCGCTGGGCAGCGGTTCGACCACGGCTGCGGCAGTGGCAACGACCGGCGACACGATCAACGGAACGGCCTACACATACGCGGGTACTGCTCCGACGAGCACGGTGAGCGTGGGCAGCGCCGGTAACGAGCGTACGGTGACCAATGTGGCGGCAGGCCGGGTGGGCGCGACCAGCACCGACGCGGTGAACGGCTCGCAGCTGTACGCGACGGATCAGGCGGTCGACAGCCTCGCTAGCGTAGTGACGGCCAGCAAGACGCACTACTACAGCGTCAACGATGGCGGCACGCAGGGCGGCAACTACAACAACGATGGCGCCACCGGCGTCAATGCGCTGGCGGCGGGCGTTGGGGCGACGGCAAGCGGCGTGAGCAGCTTCGCCGGCGGCAACGGCGCTGCCGCGCAGGCGGACAACGCGCTTGCACTGGGCGCTCTGTCGAGCGCCTCGGTGGCCGGCGGGGTCGCGATCGGCTCGGGATCGGTGTCCAATCGCGCGGTCCTGTCGGGCATCGGTTCAATTGCGAATGGCACCCATGCGATTCCCTTCAACACGTCGGATCAAACGCTGCTCGGCGCAGTATCTTTCGGCAGCGCGACCGGCAATACCTATCGCCAGTTGACCAACGTCGCAGACGGCACGCAGGCACAGGATGCGGTCACCATCAGGCAGCTTGCAGGTGCGCTGTCGTCGTTCGCCGTGACCGGACAGATGTACTTTCACGCGAATTCGACGGCGGCGGATTCGCTGGCGGTCGGCGCGCAGTCGATTGCCGTCGGACCGACGACGGTGGTCAACGGTGACAACGGCGTGGGCATCGGCAACGGCGCCATCGTCGATTCGACTGCACCGGGCGGTGTCGCGATCGGCGAAAGCTCGAACGCGGCGCAGGCCGACGCGATTGCACTCGGCAGCGGCTCCATCGCAAGCGGCGCCCAGTCGATCGCACAAGGGGCGAACGCGAAGGCTGCGAATGCAGGCGGCATTGCTATCGGCTCGGGGGCGCAAAGCAGCGCCATCGATGCGGTCGCGATGGGCCCGGGCGCGAGCGCGACGATGGCAAACAGCGTTGCGCTGGGAGCGGGATCGGTGACCACAGTTGGCGCGTTGAGCAACTACATTGCGTACGGACTGAGCAGTCCGCAGTCGTCCGCGGGCGAGGTCAATATCGGCAATCGGCAGATCACTGGCGTGGCAGCCGGCAAGGCTGGCACCGATGCGGTCAACGTAAGCCAGCTTGCCGCAGTCACCACGCAGTTGACCACGCTGATCAATAATCAAAACGGGGGTGGCGGCGGTGCCCCCTTCTCGTCCACTCCTGGTTCTTCACCCGCGTCCACGGGTTCGAATTCGTCGGCGGGCGGGCAGGGCTCGGTAGCTTCCGGCTCGAATAGCACGGCGGTCGGTAACAGTTCGCAAGCCAGCGCGAATGGCGCGACCGCGGTAGGCGTCGGAGCAGCCGCGAGTGGGAATAACTCGGTGGCGCTGGGTTCCAATAGCACGGACGGAGGCCGAAACAACGTGGTATCCGTCGGCTCACTTAACGACACGCGGCAGGTGGCAAACGTGGCTGCGGGAACCCAGGGGACGGACGCGGTCAACGTGGACCAGCTCAATGCCGGGCTCGCACAGGCCAATGCCTATACCGATCAACGGGTGGATCAATTGCAGTCGGGAATCAACTCCGTCGCGCGCAATGCCTATTCCGGCATCGCCGCAGCGACGGCATTGACGATGATTCCGGAGGTCGACAAGGACAAGACGTTGTCATTTGGCGTCGGCACGGCGGGCTTCCGCGGCTATCAGGCCGTCGCGCTCGGCGGAACCGCGCGTATCACCGAGAACATCAAGATGAAAGCAGGCGTCGGTATGAGCCCCGGCGGCACAACCTTCGGGATGGGTGCGGCCATGCAATGGTAG
- a CDS encoding Head domain of trimeric autotransporter adhesin, with translation MNKSRYKLVWNRRIGALVAAAETQRGVQGEAGQAEMGQAGGPLRSKVALALLTALSLSAGYAHADNLAVGGEVGGTTATIGGATAPSASTGGTLPAVAGDASNTSQNTAVGINVTANGGAATALGDTVTASGQNATAVGANSVATGTRAVAFGGGSSAANGDSTAIGALAHTTAQFSTAVGTNSSAAGGTAVGFQANASAADATSIGVDSVASGIGSVAIARAQATAQNAIAIGENASAVDVNSVAVGAGSNAATNSATAVGPLATASGGSSTALGNSSLASGGSAIAIGQSSTASAITSVAIGFNANAASANAIALGTLTQATGANSIAIGNAAAASTAESTALGSGAVTRAATNVSSVTLNGVTFGGFAGATPTGVVSIGAVGQEHQLQNVAAGQISATSTDAVNGSQLFSIASQVSALSTNLTSITTTVDRISTSGSNGTATDETGTAVGKNSVVSVPNGTAVGNGSNVSGQDGTAIGTNSTVTAAGATAIGTNSKVTGTGSTAIGNNSQATANNSVALGANSVADRDNTVSVGAPGAERQITNVADGTAPTDAVNVRQLNSAINSVSDDIQKYRRDASAGTASAIAMANLPQAVLPGEKVVALAAGNYGGQSAMAVGLSVATQKWMVKGSVTTGVSGHGSVGAGAGVGYRW, from the coding sequence ATGAACAAGAGCCGATATAAGTTGGTTTGGAATCGTCGAATTGGCGCACTGGTCGCGGCAGCCGAGACGCAGCGCGGCGTGCAGGGCGAAGCGGGGCAAGCGGAAATGGGGCAGGCTGGCGGTCCCCTGAGGTCGAAAGTCGCACTTGCACTACTCACGGCGCTTTCGCTCTCGGCTGGATATGCACATGCAGATAACCTGGCAGTTGGCGGCGAGGTCGGCGGGACGACTGCAACGATCGGGGGTGCTACGGCTCCGTCCGCGAGTACAGGCGGGACCCTTCCCGCTGTAGCCGGTGACGCGAGCAACACCAGTCAGAATACAGCGGTCGGGATCAATGTCACCGCTAATGGCGGAGCCGCAACCGCTCTGGGTGATACGGTAACTGCAAGCGGCCAGAATGCCACGGCAGTTGGCGCAAATTCGGTCGCAACCGGCACCAGAGCAGTAGCTTTCGGCGGTGGCTCGAGCGCGGCTAATGGTGACTCGACTGCGATTGGTGCTCTGGCACACACTACTGCGCAGTTCTCAACGGCGGTCGGCACCAATAGTTCAGCCGCAGGCGGAACGGCGGTGGGTTTTCAGGCGAACGCGAGCGCGGCTGACGCTACGTCCATCGGTGTGGATTCCGTTGCATCCGGGATCGGTAGCGTTGCAATTGCCCGCGCACAGGCAACTGCCCAGAACGCAATCGCTATTGGTGAGAATGCCTCGGCAGTTGATGTGAATTCCGTAGCGGTTGGGGCTGGGTCGAACGCAGCCACCAACAGCGCCACGGCAGTTGGTCCCTTAGCGACGGCAAGCGGCGGCAGCTCGACGGCGCTCGGCAACTCAAGCTTGGCGAGCGGGGGATCGGCTATTGCAATTGGTCAGTCTTCAACCGCATCAGCAATTACTTCTGTTGCGATTGGATTTAATGCGAATGCCGCATCGGCCAACGCGATTGCGCTGGGCACGCTCACACAAGCGACAGGCGCAAATTCAATCGCGATCGGTAACGCGGCCGCAGCTTCGACCGCAGAATCAACGGCGCTCGGTTCCGGCGCGGTCACACGTGCGGCAACGAACGTGAGTAGCGTCACGCTGAACGGCGTCACGTTCGGTGGCTTCGCAGGGGCAACGCCGACCGGCGTCGTGAGTATCGGCGCGGTCGGCCAGGAGCATCAGTTGCAAAATGTCGCCGCCGGTCAAATTAGTGCCACCAGCACGGACGCGGTGAACGGTTCGCAGCTTTTCTCAATTGCTTCACAGGTTTCTGCGCTCTCGACCAATCTGACGTCAATCACAACCACGGTCGACAGGATTTCGACATCCGGCTCGAATGGCACGGCCACCGACGAGACCGGCACGGCAGTTGGTAAAAACTCGGTGGTGTCCGTACCAAACGGAACCGCTGTCGGCAATGGTTCGAACGTTTCGGGTCAAGATGGGACTGCAATCGGCACGAACTCGACGGTCACTGCTGCGGGGGCAACCGCCATCGGCACGAACTCCAAAGTCACAGGTACGGGTTCGACCGCAATCGGCAACAACAGCCAGGCCACTGCGAATAATTCGGTTGCCCTAGGTGCAAATTCAGTCGCAGACCGGGACAACACGGTTTCGGTCGGTGCGCCGGGTGCTGAGCGTCAGATTACCAACGTTGCGGACGGTACGGCTCCGACGGATGCAGTTAACGTGCGACAGTTGAATAGCGCAATCAACAGCGTTAGCGATGACATCCAGAAATATCGCCGTGACGCGAGCGCTGGTACAGCGTCCGCAATCGCTATGGCGAACTTGCCGCAGGCTGTCCTGCCAGGTGAGAAGGTTGTAGCACTCGCAGCCGGCAACTACGGCGGACAGTCCGCAATGGCTGTTGGGCTGTCGGTTGCGACGCAAAAATGGATGGTCAAAGGCTCGGTCACGACGGGCGTTTCCGGCCACGGGTCCGTGGGCGCTGGCGCGGGCGTTGGCTACCGCTGGTAA
- a CDS encoding Transposase, with amino-acid sequence MENDSTLYVGLDVHKDSITVAYALGTGEVELLGKIGTTKTDIDRLCKRLQSKARDIRIVYEAGPCGYGLYRQLVQEGFDCMVCAPSLIPKKPGDRVKTDRRDAIKLVRSLRAGDLSAVYVPSVEDEAFRDLARAWVSAKDDLKRARQRLKGFLLLHGVRYAGRADWGPAHRRWLSAYAFDSVWQQLAFEEYRRTIEDRLAQCDRLEAALREAVVNWRFYPAVLGLQTMRGVQFTTAVGMLAELGDLSRFAHPRQLMAWLGVTPSEHSSGEKRRQGSITKNGNSYARKLLVEAAWSYQHPARVSPEIQRRHEGIPKPIVDRAWDAQVRLCRRYRKLVARGKQKNIAVVAVARELAGFIWDISQLAMSLAVRPEVRMA; translated from the coding sequence GTGGAAAACGATAGCACACTGTACGTAGGGCTCGACGTTCACAAGGATTCGATCACGGTTGCCTATGCGCTGGGCACAGGCGAGGTCGAACTGCTCGGCAAGATTGGCACGACGAAGACGGATATTGATCGCCTGTGTAAGCGCCTGCAATCGAAGGCGCGGGACATCCGCATCGTCTACGAGGCGGGCCCGTGCGGCTATGGACTTTACCGTCAGCTCGTGCAGGAAGGCTTCGACTGCATGGTGTGCGCGCCGTCGCTGATTCCGAAAAAGCCGGGCGATCGGGTCAAGACCGACCGGCGTGATGCGATCAAGCTGGTGCGGTCGCTGCGCGCCGGCGACCTGTCAGCGGTGTACGTGCCAAGCGTGGAAGACGAAGCATTCCGCGATCTGGCTCGCGCGTGGGTCAGCGCCAAGGACGATCTTAAGCGTGCCCGGCAACGGCTGAAGGGCTTTCTGCTCCTGCATGGCGTGCGCTATGCCGGCCGCGCCGACTGGGGCCCTGCGCACCGGCGCTGGCTGAGCGCCTATGCTTTCGACAGCGTTTGGCAGCAACTGGCATTCGAGGAGTATCGGCGCACGATCGAGGATCGCCTGGCGCAATGCGACCGGCTGGAGGCCGCGTTGCGCGAGGCCGTCGTCAACTGGCGATTCTATCCTGCCGTGCTGGGCCTGCAGACGATGCGGGGCGTCCAGTTCACCACGGCAGTGGGCATGCTCGCCGAGCTCGGGGATCTGTCACGCTTCGCCCACCCGCGCCAGCTGATGGCCTGGCTGGGGGTGACCCCGTCCGAACACTCGTCGGGCGAAAAGCGCCGTCAGGGCAGCATCACCAAGAATGGCAACAGCTATGCAAGAAAGTTGCTGGTGGAAGCGGCCTGGAGCTACCAGCACCCGGCCCGCGTGAGTCCCGAAATCCAGCGCCGCCACGAAGGCATCCCCAAGCCCATCGTTGACCGCGCCTGGGACGCGCAGGTGCGCCTGTGCCGGCGCTACCGGAAGCTCGTTGCGCGCGGCAAGCAGAAGAATATTGCGGTGGTCGCGGTCGCTCGCGAACTCGCCGGTTTCATCTGGGACATCAGCCAGCTCGCCATGTCGCTCGCCGTACGGCCCGAGGTGCGCATGGCGTGA